tcatgttgctaggtcatacacagatgaaagaagattgtaaaatttacctgttacaaattattaacttgaccaagggagccatcggtATCATTAGAtccggcaaaaagtaaccatggctatttgcaatcaagtaataataggttttgaaaacttacaaacaagctaaaacacatactcccgcAACGGGGttaatttggatagttggaagtaggatttatttaattttaaataaataatttcgaataaataaataattaaattaaaaaaaatattcgaaaaataatttaaaaaaaaattaatttcggaatttaaaattaaatttcgaaaataaaaaaaaattaaaattaaacctactttttatcttatatctatttaaaattacatgattataaatatctattttaaatttaaataaggtcaaaatatcttaaaaagatttaaaaaaaaatcttaaaagataagatatttttaaatatcttaaaagataagatattttaaaatatcttaaaagattttataaatatcttaaaagatattttttaaaatatcttaaatatcttaaaagatattataaatatctaaaaaatctgaccttaaatttaaaaaaaaatataatcaaatttaaaaataagatagatttttaagcaaaaagataaatactaattctattcgaattcaaattacactaatatcttgaattaaaaaaaattaaattaattcaaaatgataattagaattgaattaggaatagtaatagtatatatacaaaaccatacaaaaaattggaagttaattccatgaaaaagtatgaaaaattgaagaaaaaggaaaaaatccgaaactgtacggacagttctcaaTGATCGTGAAAACTATCAAGATGTactcgattttgtcaaatcttcaaaaaatcataactaattcaaataaaatccaaattgagttctgtaaaaggctaacttgcttaattttttccatactatccaataaaaataattccagaaacgaaatcacaattatttttcacgaaaatttcacaaacatcaatcaatcatcaaataacactcaatacaacatgataccatccaaagaacatacaaacaatcgttttaaagtccaaattacatgtaagtaaatcaattaccatggctctgaggccagttgttggaaattattttaccaggatcttagatctactcacaagtatgtttattaacatcctaaatatgaactttctaaaacgataaaataaacacatataaagtttaggaaaccttacattgggtgcagcggaatataatgactccttccgttcagatatctagcccttgattcctttctgtagcagagcattatcaatatctgaacctggatctctttctctaaatctttgatgctgaagctcctttgctgatgatctttcttcacgatcttcctcactatgattgaggtatcacttgatgtgtgtgggcactactcaaatcactaaggatttcaaaattctaaggaagaagagagagagtggtcagctaaagatagggagagagaaggctcagtttttctgaatagaaaaagtcagaagaaaagtgtaattttcctgaaaccttcactatctatttatagcattcctactagggttagatttgaattatatggcattaaaataatgaaaaaatcagtttaaatttcctacaaaagtggctggccctaaacttagtggattgggccttgctttttgcaattttacaattttaacaccttttgtatctgattttctcaaaaatgccaatttcttaattcaaccatttaaatgccaattctaactatttaataactataaataattattaaataatattgtcatttatcatatttattaattgaaccatacaaagtatcataattaacaaatatgcccctataaactctttctttacaatttcgcccttacttagtgaaaaattcacaaatagacatagtctaatttgagaattataattgattaatcaaaaccaattacatgagtcttacaagcaatattatctcaactagtggggggaccatgggtctatataaccgagcttccaataagtagatcaagaatttaacactaaaattcactaacttattaattcttcgttgaatccacgcatagaacttagaattgcactctcagtatatagaatgctctatatgttccaccatatagacacatcattagttatccattgttataatcctaatttgatcaatgatcctctatatgaatgatctacactgtaaagggattaaattaccgttacaccctacaatgtatttattccttaaaacacttgaccccgtataaatgatatttcagcttatgtgaaatgagtactccaccatttatgttcgtttggtcaagctcgaaggagatcatcctttgcttactattcgccagatagaagctatagattccatgtttatgctagcgctcccactcaattgcactaccgtgttcccaaaatgtacgtatcaccctgacctaaaagtaggcttaactaacaaatcaaagaacacgaatagcctttcaagattgagcctaatcatatcaggattaagatcatttgatctaggatcaacttggcgatattgacttgaatagatattacggtaagtttaataaatctaagtcaaagttcaatatcggtcccttccgatgcatactccatgcatccaacctgagctttactttaaccaatgctctggaaagaacatagcacttctccaaatgcaagtaaactctgttgtagattatcatatcagtaaaaccctatgtctgataaatctaggaaactttattcacatagtcatgtttactttccaatgtgttgacggcacaataaacaggatcaagtctgtgaaaagggtttcagatgaatttatacattatgtacatataatcatgaaataaatcatgtgaaccatgcaacattaaatgttatttctgatatatattaataagtaaatctgattatattgaaatgagttttatttagggcataaaacccaacaatggaGGCCAACGACGTTGCATCGTTCAATGGTTTTGGCCTCTTTCCCATCAAGTGTTACCTTGGCTGCATCAAGTTTCCCTTGGAGCTTCTCGCATGCATCGGTCTTGTCCTTTGCCTCCTTCTTGGTAGCTTCAAGATTCTTCTTCACCCCTCGATATCTTTAGTAAGGTGAGTAATCTCCAATTGGGCATCATTCCATTGCTTAGCCACAACCTCGCGCTGCCTATCAAGTTCTGGACCTCACCCTCCAGATACTTGATCTTATCCATGCCtcgtcgctaggcgacaaaagAAATGAAAGATGTCTGGaaaccaacaaaaaaaatacataagtaTTTTGAAGGATAAAAAAACAGGAGTGAGAAAAGAAAGATAAGGAAATTTACTGAGAGGTATGAGATAAACTCCTTGTGAGCATTCCCCCAGATCCCCATGATTGATTAAATCCCATTCATGGGGGAGGAAAGACTTGAAATGACGCCAGCATATTGCGCCAAACTCTGCAGTGTACTCTGGGCCAATTTTTCCAACCTCGATAGCCAAAGTTTCGAGGGCTTGGCTCGAGGAGGCAGAAGCTTGGGTCGCTTTGGGAGTAGGCTCATCGGTACTTGCATGGGCCGGAGGAGGGATTGATCCTGGGTCTCTATTTCAGGGACCTCGAGATTAGCATTCTGGGAGGCTCGCTTCTTGTTAGCCGTAGTCTTCGTGGCCCTCTTTAGGGGTCCACCTCGACGTCCGAAGGGGTCTCCGAGATGGCCAGCCtcttctttccctttttttGGACAAGAGGCTCGAAATTCATTTCTACGAGACAAGATAAAGTGTTAGCATTTATTGAAAAACAAGTAAAAAGGGAGATTGGGGCATAATTTCCTGCCTAAAGAATTTAACATAATCActagaagaagaggaagaaggacTATAATATCCACTAAAATCCCTACAACCCGTGATCCTGAATATATCATAGGGATTAATTGGTTCTAAATCCCTGCTCACGTCTAAATGACTTGCCCTATTTGTCATGGTCCCATACTACTCGGCTATCCCATAGTACGACTCAGTACAATTAATTTGGACGTGGAACCTGGGATACCAACTATCAAACCTATCTGTAATATGATCTATGAGGAGGGGATTCCAGGTGTAAAAGTTATAGCGGCTATCTCGAAATGAAACTACAGTATTACGCTCGGCCCTAAGCACTATGGATGACCAACCAAATTGATTACCTCAGGATGCTCCTTCTTCGGCTTCCCGAGGGGTAGTGCTCTGGAGGTATTGTGCCCGAGCCACGCGATCTTGGGCTTTCTCCTCGTCTGGGACAGGAACCTCCTGCCAAGAAGAGTACTTGGGATATTTATAATCACAAGTAAACTCCTTGTCATTTAGGAGATCCACAGACCTCAGGTTGACCTCGCTCAGAAGAAAGTCACATGACCTAAGACCGTATGGGAGAGTCAACAAGAGCCTGCGTCGCTCGGCCATCTCAGGAGTAGGGGCAGGTCTTTTCGAGACAGCTGTCAAAAACAAAGCAAAATTACAATCAGCTAAACCCGAATAAAAGACATGGACTAATTTAACCAAGTCTTGTACAAATAATCACTTACGTATAATGCGAAAAGTGGTTGTGACGATGGGGGAGAGACCGGTCGTCCAGAAAAATTCATCCTTGAAGGAAGTTTTATTTGGCAAATCCACAATGATCTTGCAATCGCCTGTGTGAGTCTCAAGATAGTAAACCCCCTGCTGCAATCTTCCTCGCTGGAACAGCCTTAACAGAGTAGAGATACTCTATTTCCAAGGGAGTGGGGCACTCCCAATTCAAGATTTTGTATAAAACCCTCAAACTTGCGAGGATTCTATATGAAATGGGATTCAGTTGGAATGGGGCAAGCCCGAGGTGGTTTAGGAAGTCCTTGAAATAGTCTCGCAAGGGGATTATTGCTTCAGCCCTGATGTGTTCGAGGCCTTAAAACAATATTCAAGAAGTTTAACAAAACATTTACCTTGaggcttgggcagagactcgtacTGATAACGtattatgaaataatataaaatagataagaagaaaagaggaagaagatgaagagaaaaagagaaactGAATGAAAATTTCTCAATTATCTATTTTAATGGGGTGaaccctatttatacaaaaacaTGACTAAAAGAATAATGGAAAACTAAAtcaatgtaataaaaaaaatacaatcaagCATTAATGGCAATAATTAATTTAGTGATTTGAAcatctataaataatatttcataacataaatatatttatcacaaatttttctattatagTAAAAGGTTGAGGGGAGAGAATAGGTAAGTTGGCGCCACATATTACTTCTATCTTTCTCAATTTGTATTTTATTACTTTATGTTAAAATAAAGATGTATTTACCCTTTAACTTTATCCAAAAACCTTTCACTAAGAGATATAATGATTGTTTAATATTTCAAAACTTTCTAACCAAAAGTACAAAGGAAATGAACGCTTGTTATGGGTAATTATAGGCATTCAAAAGTAACATAAGTGAGAAAGTAAATCCACTAATtgttcataattttttcaaaaaaaaaaaattgttcttAATTAAATGCTGAGATGCATACGTTATGGGAGCTATGGTTCAAAGTATTCTTGTAGACATTGAATTTGGAAAAGCAATATTAATTCCAAATCATAAAGCAAAAACTCTCTAGGAATTGACCCTTCAGTATTACCACTTTGTTTTCTTAACTATTACGGGATGTTACCCAAGTAGTAAACCTCTTAACTTGTAATTGGATCATCACCTAATcatctaaaaaaatacataaatattcaataataacaCAAGAAAAAATtgtttcgattaaaataattcaCCCTCAATGGATAAAAAGTTAATTGCCTTGTCTATTGAAGAACATTTAGAAAGAAACAAAAACTGGAATCTAAAGAGACTAAGTAACAAAATTTTAGGCAGCGGCACCAGCTCCCTTCCCCTTCTTACGCTGGAGCTTCTTCATGTAGAATTCCAGCTCTTTGCCCTCCAATATATATCTGCCACAAAAATTTCGGAGCATTATTCATCTATACAATGATAAATGAAGATATAGACcatgaaaactaaaaaataaaagattaaaacAAAGGCCACTTACCCATCACAACGACCACACTGACCAGGTCGCGATGAAATGCACGCCATAAGACGACCGCCACTGAATTGCTCTTCAATATGGGCATCAAGAACTCGTTCTTGCTGACGCTTCTCCAGCTTTCTAGCCACATGGTTGCTCTTCTTTACCTCCTCGGCGGGAGCAGCAGTTGCAGCTGTGGCAGCTTCACCATCCTAGTAAACCCAACGAATTCACCACATtcagtaaataaaaaaaaataaaaaagccagGAATAAGAACAATGAAGTACCCTTATTCAAACATCCACTAACCCCTCCATCATTGATTACAGGTTACTACATACTCTAAAACTCAGTTCATTAACTACATATAACTAACACATAACAGCAATAAAAGATATTATATTGGGCAAATAACCATGAGAAATTAAGCAATGGCTAGCTAGCTTACCTCTCCTTCTTTCTTGGCAGAGACAACGGTCTTCTTCTTACGTCCAATATCAACTCCATAGTGCTGAAGATACCACTGTTTGAAAGGAGCAGCATCAACCTGAATAATGGCACCTTTAACTAAGGTTTGAGTACGGACCaattcattgttagatgcattGTAGACCACATCAAGAAGACGAGTCTTCCTGGTCACAGCCTCACTACCCCATGAGAAATTTCCAGTATCAAGCCTCAAAGCTCTCCACTTCACATTCCCACCTCGAACCCTAATTCTCCTAACTGTTTTGTTGCTTGACAACTTGGTGTTTGCAGGTTGCCTTCCGAGCTCATACCTTCATCAcacccaaaaaagaaaaaaattaacaaccaaaataaaattaaataagaaataaaacatCACTGTTTGTGAGAGGAAAAATAAGATTTTATTACTTTCTCTTCTTCCTCCAAGCCTTCTTCTTGCCTCCAGTGGCACGCCTCTTGTGCATGGAATCACGAGAAATACCTATGAAATCATACAGAATTCGAGTTTAGAAAAAGCTTAATTGAAAACAAATATGGTGAAGATAGAtagaacaaaattaattaagcaGTACCCATCTGgaaaatcaaatcaaataatcaaaaaaaaagaaaaattgagtGAACTGTAGATAGATTGAGGGAGGAGAAGAGGTACCCATCTTGGCGCAGTGTGGATTCTACTATGTTCCAAGGGCTGCGAGTCTCAGCACAGAAAGGGGCTAGGGTTTGAAAAAGAGGAGTAAATGAAGGAGATGTTAGGTTTTTGTGAAAACCCTAGTGACGGAATGACTGTTTTACCCTTGTTAATTATGTGAAGAGACAATGGCATAATAGTCAGTTTTTGGATGGGCTTACGGTGTACCTGACCATGCTATCCTCTGATGGGCCATACCAGCGTGATCTTTTAAAAGGGATAAAACATGAAATGAAATTTagatggtatactaacttttgttatttttttacaaaaatattatcaggcagtattttttactttttaaatgtGTTTTTTATATAAGTTTCATATTGTAGTATACtgttttaagtttttactattgttttactggtattttttagttgttttattattgttttgagttgtttttaCTTGTGTTTTActagtattttataaaagtgtgatagtatttttgtaaaaattaatccaaattctaatatttttgtaagtttctctaaaatcatcataaaaaaaaattacacataatatttttaatttttttttttgttatgtcataatttttatttttatactgtatttttatttattttaatactaCTATATACTGACTTCTTTTTTAATGAGAATCAAATTATATTTGCTATGTCTAAACagtatgaaatatatataattactagTATGGGCGCACATGCATTTATTTTGATGGTGATAATAAAATGTGagtcaaatatatttttatatttgtgatgaggaaaaaaaaatgtatgttattttattgaaattttgtAAGAAAGCACATAAATTGTTAGTTATAatttgtatatacatatataaattatgttTAGAGAGAATACATAAATTTAAGATCATTAgtagaaaatttatttataaacatagaaGTCAGTGACTTCATCAGTCTGTATTTACATTGGGTGTTATATGTCGTGATCAGGGTGGGACAGCCGGGGCCTCGGCCCCAGGCCCCATAATTTTGGAGGCcccgaaaaaattaaaattgatataattacacatataaaaaatatataatatataaatatttagctTACAAAAGTATATGAAAAACACATAGCACAAATGGTAAATGAATCATTTATTAGTAATGAGGTcagggttcgatcccttcctcAGTTACTTTTTAGACTTAGTTATTTGTAAAAAACTGTATAAAAAAGTATTCATATTAGACTATATAAAAAATGATTGAAGTTCTTGAtactattaataatatatttattatttattttttaaaaaaatatataatttaaacacattttttttaatgatactattaataatatatttattattattttttaaaaaaatatatagaatttaAACACATTTTTTTCAAATGTGTTAAAATATATGGTACTTTTAATAGAGATACtcttagtaattaaatattacttgaTCGAGTTAGCTTACgttgtaaaaattatttattacatagagataaagaattaaaattaacattgtgtcaaaatttaattaaaatttattttaattttataaaaaaaaaggccTTGTTTAAATTTTGCCCTAGGCCTATCATCACCTTAAGACGGCCCTGGTCGTGATAGTTACTATTTCGTGCAAAAGGTGATAGTTACTATTTCTTGCAAAAGATAACATAAAAGGATGAGATGTTGGTCTTGTTAAAGTTGTAACATAAAAAAACAAGATATGCATGTAGACCATTAGTTATAGGCACAAAGCtattatttataggcaaaatgcTATATCTGGTGACTTTGTCCACTTTCTACATCATGGAGTGCATCTACTATGTATTTGCACTTTATCTCTCTAGCAATTTCTTTTGTTGATGGTTTAAGCTTGATGTTGTACTTTTTCTGAACAAGGATTGATGATGTTTTTGATATCCTCATTGCCATTCTACGAGTAAATAAATAGTACTAATTAGTTTATAGATATGTAACTTATGTAATGTAAATTAACATATAGTAGATTATACCTCTGTTATTTGTTGGAGAAGTTGAGTTGTAGAGCAATTAAGGAACTTATTGGCAATGGGGCCAAATAAAGTTGCTGGTAGTGTAGTTGTGTTGTCTTTTAGATGGACTTGCATGCAAGATCTACCAACTTCTTTTCCTTCATGTCCCTTCAGTAGTATGCCCCAACTCATTATGAAATTGACAAAATTTCGTTGAATCTCGTTTATGTCTTGCATGTCTCATTTCTCAGGTTTGCAGAATACAACCCTGTGTTCATTTTTGGGAAAAATGTTTTCACGAGTGTTATTTAACTCTGTGTATACTGTGTAAATTGAAACATATTTGTCGTGCTTTTTCTGTTCGCTTTTTATTGTTAGATAATTCTCTCGAGTCATCTTTTCTTTTGGTGTTTGAACCACTTGGATTATCTAGTTTAGTTAAGACGGTACTTGTTGTTGCAGTACTCGTGTTGGGTTTACTTCGCGAGCCAGTCTTCAGTAACTTCATCATGTTCCTTGCTTCTTCTTTGTGCACAAATACTTGCACTCTTTCATTAAACTCATTAATGTTCCTAACTGGGCGACCATGTAAGTCATCCCACAACTTGCCTCTGGCCGTAGAAAGGTAGGTTGTGATCCCTACCTGAAGAGTAGTAAGCTGAATACTGTCATTTAGGTTTCTAACCTTTTGCAACGACTGTGCTAAAGCGACTCAAGGAATCCTTAAGCGATTCGCCTGGTTTCTACTTTATGTTAGTAAGGGATGATGCTTCAGGTCGCCTGTCTCTAGCAGCTTGAAATTGTTTCTTAAAGTCCTTGGACAGCTGTTCCCAAGATGTTATTAAATGATGAGTAAATTTGTCGAACCAGCTACTCGCTGCTCCAATTAAAGAAGTCGGGAATAAGATGCAACGCAAATTATTTGAGACATTATTGGCTTGCATGTGGTATTAAAGTTATTCAAGTGAGCAACTGGGTCCGTAGTCCCATTATACTGCGAGACATGTGGGTTTTTGAATC
This Cannabis sativa cultivar Pink pepper isolate KNU-18-1 chromosome 6, ASM2916894v1, whole genome shotgun sequence DNA region includes the following protein-coding sequences:
- the LOC115725370 gene encoding small ribosomal subunit protein eS8 — translated: MGISRDSMHKRRATGGKKKAWRKKRKYELGRQPANTKLSSNKTVRRIRVRGGNVKWRALRLDTGNFSWGSEAVTRKTRLLDVVYNASNNELVRTQTLVKGAIIQVDAAPFKQWYLQHYGVDIGRKKKTVVSAKKEGEDGEAATAATAAPAEEVKKSNHVARKLEKRQQERVLDAHIEEQFSGGRLMACISSRPGQCGRCDGYILEGKELEFYMKKLQRKKGKGAGAAA